One part of the Sulfolobus tengchongensis genome encodes these proteins:
- a CDS encoding ribbon-helix-helix domain-containing protein has product MEKIVRIDDITYVLETQNSMVVTFKLEEDLLTMVDETLRKLGYSSRSDFIRHAIEEYIKYLRGGNSK; this is encoded by the coding sequence ATGGAAAAGATAGTTAGAATTGACGATATTACTTATGTATTAGAAACCCAAAATTCTATGGTAGTTACATTTAAGTTAGAAGAGGATTTATTAACTATGGTTGATGAGACTCTAAGGAAATTAGGCTATAGCTCGAGAAGCGATTTTATAAGACATGCTATAGAAGAGTATATAAAATATCTTAGGGGAGGAAATAGTAAATAA
- the arnR gene encoding HTH-type transcriptional activator ArnR — MAYNVFDILKELDSIVDFARAKLQWDILFFIGSKGPSSVSEIADGTGNSKKAVADAIRKLIDKELVVKVKYDVYDLSDNGKQLLSRLNELMKNTVLTQEKANDDLSLLSTDNPVQYYYLLELLKAALLNNGILPIDRVSKELGISRQTLKYYIDLFSNKKIFKKVNKKNLLGKVVQVYALTNDGRKIAYKVPNLVKIRNNLFLKILLRMTFSVRYESALMKLMILFALTSPVIIYYKHLTGIYIIAILWLYILVFTSLLSIFAYLAMR; from the coding sequence ATGGCTTATAATGTTTTCGATATTTTGAAAGAGCTAGATTCGATCGTCGACTTTGCTAGGGCTAAACTGCAGTGGGATATTTTATTTTTTATAGGCTCTAAAGGTCCTTCATCTGTCTCAGAGATAGCGGATGGCACAGGCAATAGTAAAAAGGCAGTAGCAGATGCCATAAGAAAATTAATAGATAAAGAATTAGTAGTTAAAGTAAAGTATGACGTTTATGATCTATCTGATAATGGAAAACAACTATTAAGTAGATTGAATGAACTCATGAAGAATACTGTATTAACTCAAGAAAAGGCTAACGATGATCTTTCATTGCTGAGCACAGATAATCCTGTTCAATACTACTATCTACTAGAGTTATTGAAGGCAGCTCTACTTAATAATGGTATTTTACCTATTGACAGAGTTTCTAAGGAATTAGGCATATCTAGACAAACTCTTAAATATTATATAGATTTATTTTCGAATAAGAAGATCTTTAAGAAAGTTAATAAGAAAAATTTACTGGGAAAGGTTGTCCAAGTTTATGCATTAACTAATGATGGAAGAAAAATAGCATATAAGGTTCCTAATCTAGTGAAAATAAGAAATAATCTATTTTTAAAAATTCTTCTAAGAATGACTTTTAGTGTAAGATACGAATCTGCCTTAATGAAGCTAATGATTCTTTTTGCGCTAACTTCTCCCGTAATAATATATTATAAGCACTTAACAGGTATATATATCATAGCTATTTTGTGGTTATATATATTAGTTTTTACCTCGTTGTTAAGCATATTTGCATATCTAGCAATGAGATAG
- a CDS encoding archaellin/type IV pilin N-terminal domain-containing protein, whose protein sequence is MIKKYNKKVKRKGLAGLDTAIILIAFIITASVLAYVAINMGLFVTQKAKSTIDKGEETASTALTLSGSVLYAVNYPTNSRSYWIYFTVSPSSGVSSVELSTATTAISFTASSEGIAYSNIYKYTLLTTPPSNLQQTVYANGQYLNLVDQENNGGQTYVYYPNPYYALLALNYTLYQQYKNSTSPQPSPLYITTPSSVGSIQQLLTKYPWLKNDNSFTFTLNINGQPVTYYAYVNQTFAFTYPVAGDPLIGSAIAPAGSVIGVMILFGPNLGSHVFQYQTITIQISPNIGSPLTLSEYVYQPEGNVTVIG, encoded by the coding sequence ATAATAAAAAAATATAATAAGAAAGTAAAAAGAAAAGGATTAGCAGGACTAGATACTGCAATAATATTAATAGCATTCATAATAACTGCATCAGTGTTAGCATATGTGGCAATAAATATGGGATTATTTGTAACACAAAAAGCTAAATCTACCATAGATAAAGGAGAAGAAACTGCATCAACAGCATTAACGCTATCTGGATCCGTATTATATGCTGTAAATTATCCTACTAACTCTAGAAGCTATTGGATTTACTTCACAGTATCTCCAAGTTCTGGTGTATCAAGTGTAGAACTATCTACAGCTACCACGGCAATATCATTTACAGCATCCAGTGAGGGAATAGCGTATTCAAATATTTATAAGTATACATTACTTACTACACCACCGAGTAATCTTCAACAAACAGTATACGCTAACGGACAATATCTAAATCTAGTTGACCAGGAAAATAATGGAGGACAGACATACGTGTACTATCCAAATCCATATTACGCACTATTAGCACTTAATTACACTCTATATCAACAATATAAAAATTCAACTTCACCTCAACCATCACCTCTGTACATCACTACACCTTCATCTGTTGGTTCTATTCAACAGTTGTTAACGAAATATCCATGGCTGAAAAACGATAATTCATTCACGTTTACCCTGAATATAAATGGACAGCCAGTCACTTATTATGCATACGTTAATCAGACATTTGCATTTACATATCCAGTAGCCGGTGACCCATTAATAGGGAGTGCTATTGCACCCGCCGGATCTGTTATAGGAGTAATGATACTGTTTGGCCCTAATCTAGGAAGCCATGTGTTTCAGTATCAGACAATAACCATTCAAATCTCACCTAATATAGGTTCTCCATTAACATTATCAGAATACGTATACCAGCCAGAAGGTAATGTGACAGTAATAGGGTAG
- a CDS encoding flagellar biosynthesis protein FlaG, translating to MTSEVISEAIMLIVAITLIGVLAGTIFSVVSSISTSMASYSVLQSQKLVTDLQIDYATNTSPTTVVVYLHNVGESTIFNLKNSVLYFGPEGNLQQIGYNSGTLPYWLTSTNTLYPGSVAEIIIYLSSPLLSTQYYTIQLVTPNGYVVTYTFEAS from the coding sequence ATGACAAGTGAGGTGATAAGTGAGGCAATAATGCTAATAGTAGCTATTACGTTGATAGGCGTATTAGCAGGTACTATATTTTCAGTAGTATCATCTATATCTACAAGTATGGCGTCTTATAGTGTATTACAATCTCAAAAATTAGTTACTGACCTTCAAATAGACTATGCTACAAATACTAGCCCTACTACAGTAGTTGTATACTTACATAACGTAGGAGAATCTACAATCTTTAACTTGAAGAATAGTGTATTATATTTTGGACCAGAAGGAAACCTACAACAAATAGGATATAACTCTGGCACATTACCGTATTGGTTAACAAGTACTAATACGCTCTATCCCGGTTCTGTAGCTGAAATTATTATATATCTATCATCACCCTTATTAAGCACACAGTATTATACGATACAATTAGTGACCCCTAATGGATATGTTGTGACTTATACATTTGAGGCGAGTTAA
- a CDS encoding flagellar protein F, whose amino-acid sequence MGISQVVAYTLLFFISLSLGFITLGAYIRSQQLITRAEELRQNMELNQLNTKIYIKSVSLSNNNLLYITITNNGSTSLYDFKDFDVIVKYYANISNISTLIVSSYNYSTLSGPYRWTSNTVLINSDTSGTFIVDLPYPLYPNTKVTVVIATNYGPEAIWRGIL is encoded by the coding sequence ATGGGAATATCACAAGTGGTTGCATATACATTACTATTTTTTATTTCACTATCGCTAGGATTTATAACTTTGGGAGCTTATATTAGAAGCCAGCAATTAATTACACGCGCAGAAGAACTTAGACAGAATATGGAATTAAATCAATTGAACACTAAAATATACATAAAGAGTGTCTCACTCAGCAATAATAATTTATTATATATCACTATAACTAATAATGGTTCTACTTCATTATATGATTTTAAAGATTTCGACGTCATTGTAAAATATTATGCTAATATAAGCAACATATCCACTCTGATAGTCTCCAGTTATAATTATTCCACATTATCAGGCCCATACAGGTGGACTTCCAATACTGTTTTGATTAATTCTGATACGAGTGGAACCTTTATTGTGGATTTACCATATCCACTATATCCTAACACTAAAGTCACAGTCGTTATTGCGACTAACTACGGACCAGAAGCAATATGGAGGGGTATCCTATGA
- a CDS encoding ATPase domain-containing protein yields the protein MEGYPMIIKTGNEDLDRRLTGIPFPALIMLEGDHGTGKSVLSAQFCYGLLLAGKKGYIVTTEQTTKDYLKKMKEVKINLIPFFLRNILGIAPLNTNRFNWNSMLANKILEIIIDFTKRRKNLDFLIIDSLSIVATFAEVKQILQFMKDARVLVDLGKLILFTIHPDVFNEELKSRITSIVDVYLKLSATSIGGRRIKVLERVKTVGGIQGSDAISFDIDPALGIKVVPLSLSRA from the coding sequence ATGGAGGGGTATCCTATGATAATAAAAACTGGAAATGAGGATCTAGATAGAAGGTTAACGGGAATTCCATTTCCCGCTTTAATTATGCTTGAGGGAGATCACGGAACCGGTAAGAGCGTACTATCTGCACAATTTTGTTATGGCTTACTTTTAGCTGGTAAAAAAGGTTATATAGTAACCACAGAACAAACCACTAAAGATTATTTAAAAAAGATGAAAGAGGTAAAAATAAACTTAATACCATTTTTTCTAAGAAATATTCTAGGAATAGCACCGTTAAACACCAATAGATTTAATTGGAATTCGATGCTAGCTAATAAAATACTTGAAATAATTATTGATTTTACAAAGAGAAGAAAAAACTTAGATTTCTTGATTATTGACAGTTTATCTATAGTGGCTACATTTGCAGAAGTGAAACAGATTTTGCAATTTATGAAAGATGCCAGGGTATTAGTAGATTTAGGGAAGTTAATATTATTCACAATTCATCCAGACGTATTTAATGAAGAATTAAAAAGTAGAATTACAAGTATAGTTGACGTATATCTCAAGCTTTCAGCAACGAGTATAGGTGGAAGACGAATAAAAGTTTTAGAGAGAGTCAAGACTGTAGGTGGAATACAAGGTTCTGATGCAATTTCATTTGATATAGATCCGGCTTTAGGCATTAAGGTCGTACCATTATCATTATCGAGGGCCTAA
- a CDS encoding type II/IV secretion system ATPase subunit codes for MTFIDDYIAKLSEKPTIIDNPNTLKGSKNYNAIYKVDEYIYIHVQSTKAEDGYNQYTVIEPPRPKPKEIEEIEERFAKAIGDVDPPVSIEEKEKLMRKTLDKILNKIKLSVPKEYAIYHFIRDKLYASILEPLIRDPYIEDISIPGLGHVYIVHKVFGPMRTSIVVETEEELDDLIVSLSEKTYRPVSHNRPIVDASLPDGSRVNFVYGVDISRRGSNLTIRKFSKVPVSITQLISFGTISPLLAAYIWMMLDEGMNLFVCGETASGKTTTLNAITAFIPPNLKIITIEDTPELTVPHANWVAEVTRETSGEGTIKLFDLLKAALRQRPNYILVGEIRDKEGNVAFQAMQTGHSVMATFHASNIRALVQRLTGYPIEVPKSYINNLNIALFQTALYDKKGNLIRRVIEVDEIIDIDPVTNDVVYIPSFNYDPVEDKIIFAGRGASYLIENKIAIRRGIDRRNIGILYDELNLRAEFLKLLVEKKVFNYFDVWENILRVRQYGLEEAIRYVRAI; via the coding sequence ATGACCTTTATAGACGATTATATAGCTAAACTTTCTGAAAAACCAACAATAATTGATAACCCAAATACTCTAAAAGGTAGTAAAAATTATAATGCAATCTATAAAGTTGATGAATACATCTACATTCATGTTCAGAGTACGAAAGCAGAAGATGGATATAACCAATATACCGTGATAGAACCACCCCGTCCAAAACCAAAAGAAATTGAAGAGATAGAAGAGAGGTTTGCCAAAGCTATTGGAGATGTTGACCCTCCAGTTTCTATAGAAGAGAAAGAAAAACTTATGAGAAAAACTTTAGATAAGATATTGAATAAAATCAAATTGTCGGTGCCAAAAGAGTACGCTATATATCATTTTATAAGAGATAAATTATATGCAAGCATATTAGAACCATTAATCAGAGACCCGTATATTGAGGATATATCAATACCTGGATTAGGCCACGTTTACATCGTCCATAAAGTCTTTGGTCCTATGAGAACATCAATAGTTGTAGAAACAGAAGAGGAGTTAGATGATCTAATAGTCTCGCTAAGTGAAAAAACGTACAGACCAGTATCTCATAATAGACCAATAGTTGACGCTAGTTTGCCCGATGGATCAAGAGTAAATTTCGTTTATGGCGTCGATATAAGTAGAAGGGGCTCTAATTTAACTATCAGGAAATTCAGCAAAGTCCCAGTAAGTATAACTCAATTGATTTCCTTTGGAACAATATCTCCACTTCTAGCTGCGTATATTTGGATGATGCTTGATGAAGGAATGAACTTGTTTGTATGTGGAGAGACTGCTTCCGGGAAGACTACTACTCTTAATGCAATCACAGCTTTCATACCACCTAATTTGAAAATAATAACGATAGAGGACACACCGGAACTTACTGTACCTCATGCTAATTGGGTCGCCGAGGTCACAAGAGAAACAAGTGGTGAGGGAACTATAAAGCTATTTGATCTGCTTAAAGCTGCACTTAGGCAAAGACCTAATTATATTTTAGTCGGAGAAATAAGAGACAAAGAAGGTAATGTTGCATTTCAAGCAATGCAAACTGGACATTCTGTAATGGCAACCTTTCATGCTTCTAACATAAGGGCATTAGTACAAAGACTTACTGGATATCCAATAGAAGTACCAAAGAGTTACATTAACAATCTAAATATCGCCTTGTTTCAAACTGCACTTTATGACAAAAAAGGTAATTTAATAAGAAGAGTTATAGAAGTAGACGAAATAATTGATATAGATCCAGTAACAAATGACGTAGTTTATATACCTTCGTTTAATTATGATCCAGTAGAGGATAAGATAATTTTTGCGGGAAGAGGTGCCTCATACTTGATAGAAAATAAAATCGCAATAAGAAGAGGAATTGATAGAAGAAACATAGGTATCCTTTACGATGAGTTGAACTTAAGAGCGGAGTTCCTCAAATTACTTGTTGAGAAAAAAGTTTTCAATTATTTTGATGTATGGGAAAACATTTTGAGAGTAAGACAATACGGTTTAGAGGAGGCTATAAGGTATGTTAGGGCTATTTAA
- a CDS encoding type II secretion system F family protein: protein MLGLFNRKSEVDSKYIFMIAFMLALFSSGVPPEIVILHLSREDSFEPYVKAYRKIRNLVSGYRYKFSSAINYTIKNLNIKYLKEFLIRLSQAVTFGDDMIEFLSREIDFSLSEYNAYSARLIESMNNFLTVYATLNSSLTFLVADITILSLIYNGGTALIMQLTILSVALLGNLTLVMYLLYKPENYIRYSTVDKLILTAAISLSIIFSVLYTSYITLIIVGAVLVGIGLRYRIFENKTANIERYFLLFVRYFSRNYAIVSNLRESLMAVLRGDLGDSKPLVKRAINRLNFGVDKEKIFRLMGEESKSVLVSMLSKVLYETISMGGNILVIGEILSKIGDSILNIRSRKEQNGRAFETSIYALQTASAGVSAALISIVGMLNNIFSTQNVSTVFSFSAVNIDIISRIFLIILLILSFANGVAITLAYGRSIYVSLYFIGILLILSSITYHIVLILTGNIFKELTSTSGLLQTP, encoded by the coding sequence ATGTTAGGGCTATTTAACAGAAAAAGTGAAGTTGACTCTAAATACATTTTCATGATAGCATTCATGCTTGCACTGTTCTCTTCTGGTGTACCGCCAGAAATTGTAATACTACACTTAAGTAGGGAAGACTCATTTGAACCTTACGTAAAGGCTTATAGGAAGATTAGGAATTTAGTTTCCGGTTATAGATACAAATTTTCTTCTGCGATAAATTACACTATCAAAAATCTTAATATAAAATACTTAAAGGAATTTTTAATAAGATTATCGCAAGCTGTAACTTTTGGTGACGATATGATAGAATTCTTATCTAGAGAAATTGATTTCTCCTTGTCAGAATACAATGCATACTCAGCTAGATTAATTGAGTCAATGAATAACTTTCTAACTGTCTATGCTACATTGAATAGCTCTCTTACATTCTTGGTTGCTGATATAACAATTTTGTCTTTAATTTATAATGGAGGGACGGCATTAATAATGCAGTTGACAATTTTGTCTGTTGCGCTATTAGGCAATTTAACGTTAGTCATGTACCTCTTGTACAAACCAGAGAACTATATAAGGTACTCAACTGTTGATAAACTCATTCTGACCGCAGCAATATCTCTTTCAATTATATTTTCGGTACTATATACCTCTTACATAACCCTGATAATTGTAGGAGCAGTCCTAGTTGGAATAGGTCTTAGATATAGAATTTTTGAGAATAAAACCGCAAACATAGAGAGGTATTTCTTACTTTTCGTGAGATATTTCTCGAGAAATTACGCAATAGTTAGCAATCTGAGAGAATCGTTAATGGCCGTGCTTAGAGGAGACCTTGGAGACTCAAAGCCATTAGTTAAAAGAGCAATAAACAGATTAAATTTTGGTGTAGATAAGGAGAAAATTTTTAGGTTAATGGGAGAAGAAAGTAAAAGCGTATTAGTAAGCATGTTAAGTAAGGTATTATATGAAACAATAAGTATGGGAGGAAATATTTTAGTAATAGGAGAGATCCTTAGCAAGATAGGTGATTCTATCTTAAATATAAGATCTAGAAAAGAACAAAATGGGAGAGCATTCGAAACGTCAATATATGCGTTACAAACTGCGTCTGCAGGAGTGTCTGCAGCATTAATATCAATTGTAGGGATGTTAAACAATATATTTTCAACGCAAAACGTATCAACAGTATTTAGCTTCTCAGCCGTTAACATAGACATTATATCACGAATCTTTCTAATTATACTATTAATTCTGAGTTTCGCTAATGGCGTAGCCATAACACTAGCATATGGTAGGTCAATTTACGTTAGTCTCTATTTTATCGGTATATTACTGATATTAAGCTCAATAACTTATCATATAGTTCTTATACTTACTGGAAATATATTTAAAGAGTTAACATCGACATCCGGTTTATTACAAACACCTTGA